One Cucumis sativus cultivar 9930 chromosome 1, Cucumber_9930_V3, whole genome shotgun sequence DNA segment encodes these proteins:
- the LOC101221984 gene encoding GDSL esterase/lipase At1g74460 encodes MNYSASSLCFLAFTLFLIPLCHCKTVQFIFGDSLSDVGNNIYLSRSLAQANLPWYGIDFGNGLPNGRFSNGRTVADIIGDEMGLPRPPAFLDPSLTEDVILENGVNYASGGGGILNQTGGYFIQRFGLYKQIQLFQGTQELIKAKIGKEKAKEFFEEARYVVALGSNDFINNYLMPVYADSWKYNDQTFVTYLMETLRDQLKLLYGMGARQLMVFGLGPMGCIPLQRVLSTSGDCQERTNNLALSFNKAGSKLLDGLATRLPNATYKFGDAYDVVADVISNPTKYGFNNSDSPCCSFGRIRPALTCIPASVLCKDRSKYVFWDEYHPSDKANELIANELIKKFGFLRVNQTGAPSPAPESDPNPTPAPAADPSPSPLISPSPN; translated from the exons ATGAATTACTCTGCATCATCACTCTGTTTTTTAGCATTCACTCTGTTCCTCATTCCTCTCTGCCACTGCAAGACGGTGCAGTTCATTTTCGGCGACTCGCTCTCCGACGTCGGGAACAATATTTACCTTTCGAGAAGCCTTGCTCAGGCCAACTTGCCTTGGTATGGCATTGATTTTGGCAATGGACTCCCTAATGGAAGGTTCAGCAATGGCCGCACCGTTGCTGATATCATTG GTGATGAAATGGGTCTTCCAAGACCACCGGCTTTTCTCGATCCATCCTTAACTGAAGATGTAATTCTTGAAAATGGAGTGAATTATGCTTCTGGAGGTGGAGGAATCTTGAACCAAACTGGAGGATACTTT ATTCAACGATTCGGTCTCTACAAACAAATTCAGTTATTTCAAGGAACCCAAGAATTGATCAAAGccaaaattggaaaagaaaaggcaaaagaGTTCTTCGAAGAGGCTCGATATGTTGTAGCTTTGGGAAGCAACGATTTCATAAACAACTATCTCATGCCCGTTTACGCTGACTCTTGGAAGTACAATGATCAAACTTTTGTCACTTATTTGATGGAAACGCTTCGTGATCAACTCAAG TTATTGTATGGGATGGGAGCTAGGCAGTTGATGGTGTTTGGGTTAGGCCCAATGGGTTGCATTCCATTACAAAGGGTGCTGAGTACGTCGGGAGATTGTCAAGAACGAACCAACAATTTGGCACTTAGCTTCAACAAAGCGGGTAGTAAACTTCTCGATGGTTTGGCCACTAGACTTCCAAATGCTACCTACAAATTTGGAGATGCTTATGATGTTGTTGCTGATGTTATTAGCAACCCAACAAAATATG GGTTTAATAACTCAGACTCACCATGTTGCTCGTTCGGGAGGATCCGACCCGCCCTAACCTGCATTCCAGCATCAGTGTTGTGCAAAGACAGAAGCAAGTATGTGTTTTGGGATGAATACCATCCATCAGACAAGGCTAATGAGTTGATTGCCAATGAACTGATTAAGAAATTTGGGTTTTTGAGAGTTAATCAAACCGGAGCTCCATCGCCCGCCCCTGAATCCGATCCCAATCCGACCCCAGCTCCTGCAGCAGATCCATCTCCTTCTCCATTGATTTCTCCATCCCCAAACTAA